GGCGCTCTGGCCGAGCCTCGCGCAGGCGGGGGGGTTCTTTCTCCCCGGGCACGGGGTGAGGGGCCTCGGACGCGGCGGGGCCTTCGTCGCCGGTGGCGATGACGCGGGGGCCATCTGGTACAACCCGGCGGCCATCGCCGGCCTGCGAGGTGTCCACGTCCTCGTGGACGGGACGCTGGTGCTGCAGAGCGCCACGTACACGCGCGTCGACTCGGGCGGAAACCTCCTGCCGAGCGTGCGGAACGAAGGCCCGCTCCTGCCGATTCCGACCCTGGCCTTCGCCATGCGGGCGTTCCACAAGCGGCTGTGGATCGGCGCCTCGCTGAGTGCGCCCACCGCCGCGCTGCCGGCCTTTCCTCGTCCGAGCTACGACGCGTGTCCGGCCGGGGCGCAGCCCGTGGGCTGCCTGGACACCGCCCACACCGACGCGCCGCAGAGGTACTCGCTCATCTCGTACAAGGGGACGCTCTTCGTTCAGCTCGACCTGGCGGTGGCTTTCCAGCTCCTGCCGCAGCTCGCAATTGGAATCTCCCTTCAAAATCAGGTCGTCGGGCTCTACACGCTCAAGGCCGCCACGAGCTACAACGGCGCGCTGAGCAGCGGCCCGGAGGATCCCGAGTTCGACACGCTGACGCAGACGCGGATGCTCGGGTTCGTGAACCCCTCGGCGAAGGTGGGTCTGAAGTACCAGCCTCACCCGAGGGTGAAGCTGGGACTCGCGGTGCAGCTTCCCGTCTGGGTGCGCGCCGCCGGCGCCGTGGACGTGCAACTCCCGGCCAGCCCGCTCTACTCGCGTTCCTCGGTGGAGGGCACCGACGGACACATCACCGCCACCTTCCCGCTCATGGTGGGGGCGGGGGTGGAGGTGCGGCCCATCCCGCGGCTGCGCCTCGAGCTGGATCTGCACTGGGAGAGCTGGTCCATGACCGAGCGGCTCTCCTTCGTACCGGACGACATCTACATCAGCAACGTGCCGGGCATCGGGCGCTACAAGGTCCCCGAGATGGCGGAGGTGCTGCACCTGAGAGACGCGCTTTCGGTGCGGCTGGGGGTGGAGTACTTCATCCCGCGGGCGCCGGTGGCGGTGCGCGCGGGGTACGTCTTCGAGAGGGGCGCCGTGGAGGACGCGTACGCCTCCGTGCTGCTGCTCGACCACAACAAGCAGCTCTTCACCGCGGGTGCGAGCCTGACGCTGCGCGGCTTTCGCCTGGATGCGCTCTACGGGTTCGTGCTCGTCCCGTCTCGCGAGGTGGATCATCGAGATAGCCGAGCGCTGCAGATCAACCCCATCAGTCCCGCCGGAGCGGTGGGGGTGGGTGGCGGGCACTACGAGACGGCGTCGCACCTCCTCGGGCTCGGGGTGAGCAAGGCTTTCTGAGCGGCTGCGTCGCGGGCGCTTCGGCGGCGCCGCCGCTATGGTAAGCTCCTTCGCAGGGCGACGCGGCGCGGCCGTCGTCCCCCCACACAGACAAGGATTCGGAGGGCCGTCGGGTGCCCCGCGACGACGAAGGCGTAACGATAAACACGCTCACCTGGACCGACACCGTCGAGCGGGAGCCCGCGCGGCGCGTGTCGCTGCTCGTCTTCCACCGCGATGGGGGGCAGATGGTGCCGCTCGAGCCGGACCACCCGGTGGTGATCGGGAGGTCGCGCCCCTCCGACCTGCCGATTCGGGATGGCAGTCTGTCGCGCCAGCACGCGCGCTTCGAGCTCCTCGAGGACGCCGTCTGGGTGGAAGACCTCGGCTCCACCAACGGCACGCGGGTCAACGGCAAGAAGATCCATCGCGCGAAGCTTCGCCTCGACGACGAGGTGAGCCTCGGGGGCGTGACGGTATCGGTGCACGTGCTGGCGCCGGCAGCGTCCGAGCCGCTAGGTATCGAGGGCCACGACCGCTTCATGCAGGCGCTCGAGGACGAGCTCGTTCGGTCGCGCACCTTCGGGCGGGGGCTGGCCCTCCTGATGGTCCAGACCGCCAAGCCACAGGATGGACATCTGTCGGTCTGGTGCCCGCGCGTCCGGCAGCTCCTTCGTCCCGTGGATCGCATCGCGCTCTACGGGCCCTCGACGGTCCTCATCGCACTTCCCGAGGTGGGCCAGGCCGAGGCGGTTCGTCTGGCGCAGGCCACCGTCGAGCGACGCGACAAGCGAGAGCCGGCCTTGATCTGCGGCCTCGCCCTCTACCCCGGGTCGGCCGCCTCCGCCGAGGAGCTCCTCGCCCAGGCGCGGCTCGCGGTCCAGGGGGCGAGGGCGAGTCAGCCCGTCCGCCTGGCCGAGGTGGCCTCGCCCGCTCTCGCGGCAGAGCAGGTGGGCGACGGACCCGTGGTGCTGGATCCTGAGATGAAGCGCGTCGCGGAGACCGCTCTGCGGCTCGGCGATTCCGTGATTCCGGTGCTGATCCAGGGCGAGACGGGGACGGGCAAGGAGGTCGTGGCGCGCATGATCCACGAGGCCGGGCGCAGGCGGCGGGGGCCGCTACGGTGCATCAACTGCGGCGCGATTCCGCAGCAGCTCATCGAGAGCGTGCTCTTCGGCCACGAGAAGGGGGCGTTCACGGGGGCGGTCTCGCAGAGCAAGGGGCTCTTCGAGGAGGCGGACAAGGGGACCGTGCTCCTCGACGAGGTGGGCGAGCTTTCTCTCGCCACGCAGGCGGCGTTGCTGCGCGTCATCGAGAGCAAGCGCCTCAGTCGCGTCGGCTCGACCAAGGAGCTCGAGGTGGACGTGCGAGTGCTTGCGGCGACGCATCGGGACCTCGAGGAGATGTGCGAGCGGGGGACCTTTCGCTGGGATCTGTTCTACCGCCTGAACACGATGACCGTCCGCTTGCCTCCACTCCGCGAGCGGGCTTCGGAGGTCTTGCCGCTGGCGCGGCACTTCATGGCTCTTGCGAATGCCGCGAATGGGCGCCGCATCCAGCGGATCGACGCCGCGGCGGAGGCGCTGCTCCAGGGGTACAGCTGGCCCGGCAACGTTCGCGAGCTTCGGAACGTGATCGAGCGCGCCGTGGTGATCGCTCAAGACGGAGTGATCGGCGTGGACGACCTCTCCGAGCGGGTGCGAAAGGCGACCGAGCCCCGCGGTGGCCCGGCCCTCGAACCCGTCGACAGCGCCGCGGTGGACCTCAAGGCGAAGCTCAAGCGCTACGAAGCGCAGCTCATTCTGGACGCGCTGCAGGCCCACGGCTGGAACCAAACGGACACGGCGAAGGCGCTGGACATGCCCCTCCGGACGCTGGTGCGGAAGATCCAGCTCCTCGGGATTAGGAAGAAGTACGAGCCCGGGTCGGGCGGCGCGTAAAGGCGGCCCCGGGGCACCCCGTGGGGGGCCCTCAGGGGAGGCGAAGACGCACGGGCCGGTCGGGATCCGAGGGAGTGCTGCTCCCACCGCTCACCGCCAGAGGGACGGCGATGGCCACCGGGGCGGCGACGCCGACCACGAGGGCCCATACCCACCAGGTTCGTCGGAAGAAGCCCGGGCGGCGGCTGCCCTCCTCGGGCCGCTCGGGGGTCGGCCCCGGGGCGAGAAAGCTGGCGAGCTCTCCCGCCGCGCGGTCGAGCTCCTCGGGGGGCGTCGCGGGACCAACCCGGCGAGCGCCCGACGGTCGCGCCGCGTGGGGGGACCAGACCTCCACCTGAGCGCCTCCGTCGCTGGCCGAGACGAGGGCCACGCCGGCTCCTCCGAGGACCGCCGCCGCCTGCGCGCGGTTTTCGGCCTGGGTCTCGAAGATCGTGGCGAGCTCGGTGGCCGGCCGAGGCTCGAGCCGCGCCTCGAGGTGCGCCGCGTTGCGGAACCGGACCCGGTCGGTCCACGGGCGGTAACAGGGGGCCTCCAGGCGAAGGTAGTGCTCGCCGTCGGAGGTGGCGCGCAGGGTCAGGGGGGTCACCCCGCTCGGGGCGCCGTCGAAGAGGATCTGCGCCCCCGGCGGTACCGACCGGATCACGACGTCGATCGGGCGGCGCGCGCTCCGGGCGCGAGAGAGTTCGGTGCGAATCGCGGGCGAGAAGGTGTCCGGATCGGGTGAAAGGCCCGGGTCGTGCCCCACGGCGAGACGGAAGTGGTGCCGGGCGCGCTCGCTATTCCCCTCGGCGTGGGCGAGCGCGCCGAGGAGGAGCTGGAGCTGTGCTAGTTCGCGCGCCACGAGGCCTTCGCCCGCGGTGCGGTCCACGACGGCTTGCGCGCGCTCGAGTTCTCGACGGAGCTTGGTCGTGCTCAGGGCGACGTAGAGCGAGACGGCACGCCCGAGGACCTGTCGGACGTCGTCGCCGGAGCGCGTCGTGCGCCCCGAGACCGCGCCACGGGCCACGGGGACCAGGGTCGCTCGTCGCCGCTGGGCGACGCGACGCAGGAGCTCCTCGGCCGCCGCGGAGGCGGTCGGCTCGCAGCAGCTGCCCTCGCGCACGACCCAGATGCGGTCCTGACCCGGCTGGCTGCCGAGGCCCGAGGGGGCGCTCCGCGGCGAGGTCGTTGCGCAGCCGGCGTGGGGAAGCGCGGCGCAGAGCAGCAGCCACGCGAGCAGGCCGGGGAGGGGCACGCGGCGTGCGATCGCCGGTCGGCTCGACGGAGCCCGGCGGTCAGCGCGCCTTGAAGATGAACGCATCGCCACGGGGAGTCCCACCCTGCTGGCCACCGACGGCGAGTACCGTACCGTCGGGGAGCGAGGTCAGAGTCAGAAAACGGCGTTCGGATCCCAGGTCAGCGCCGGCCACGGGGCGCATGCGCCCCGCCTCGAAGACCTCGGCGAGCGGAGTCGAGGCACCACCCGCGACGAGCGCCCCCCTGGGTAGCGGTGCGACGGCCAGGTCCACGTGGTCGGCGGTGAGCGCCAGCGTTTGCCAGCTCCCTCCGCGGTAGAGCGCCGCACTGCGTGAGGCTCCAGGCCCATTTCCGCCCGCGACCAGCACCGAACCGTCGAGGAGCGTGGCGCCGGCAGCGCGCGCGCGAGGCGCGGGGAGGGGCGCGACGCCGTGGTTCCAGCTCCTCGCCCCGCCGTCGTAGAGGCTCGCGTCGTCGAGGAGGCCCTCGGCGGCGTTCGGTGCGGGTGGCTCCTTGCTCCCGCCGGCGATGAGGAGCTTACCGCCCGAGACGAGGGCGGCCACGTGATCGCGTCGTCCTTGGTTCGGGCGCGGGGCCGGCCGGACGCTCGGGGCCGACAGGTCGATGACTTCCGCCGACTCGGGGGGCTTCCCCTTCTCCTCGGGACCGCCTACGACGAGGACGGTGCCGTCGGGGAGAGCCGTCGCGGTGTGGCCGGCACGTGGCATGCTGAGCTGGAGCTCCGCTTCAGAACCGCGATCGGGATGGTAGAGCTCGACGCTGGTCAGTGGAGTTCCATTCTCCCCCCCGACGATCGCCACGCGATCGCCGACCCGAGCCGTAGCATGATGCGTGCGCGCCCGGCGGAGATCCTTGAGCCGCGTGAAGCGTCCCGTCTGGGGGTCGTAGAGCTCGACGCTGGCGAGCACGCCCTGAGCTCCCGTGCCGCCGGCGATCAGGACGCGGCCGTCGGCGAGCGCGGTGGCGGTGTGGCCCGAGCGCGGCTGGGCGAGCTGCGCCTCCAGCGCCGAGAAGCGGTCCACCCTGCTGAAGAAGATCGTCACCGCGTCCGGGGTCGTGGCCGTGACCGCGAAGGGAGCGGTCTGACCCGTGGAGAGGACGGTTCCCGTCGCGTCCAGCCCTTCGAGTCGGAGGACGCGCCCCGCCCCTAGCGGGAGCGCCGGCAGGAGCACTTCGCCCGTGCTGCGGGGGGCCTCTACCTTGGATTCGGTCATGCCGACGCCCGTTGCGGTGAGGCGCACGCGCACGACGCCTTCGAACGGGTTGGGCGTCGCCGGTGTGCGCAGTCGAACCTCCAGGTAGACCTTCCCAGGGGGCGGAGCCGACGATCCGCAGGAGAGGGCGGCGCACATCGTGCCCACCAGCCCGAGGAGCTGGCCGGGTCGGCTCTGCGTGTAGTCGGTCACTTGCGGTATGATAGGTTCAGGGTTCCGGCCGGTCAATCGAGCTCATGGCTTCTCCCTCGGTGGGCGCTGCAACGCCCTCGCCGTTCGACGCGACGCCCAGCACGCCGCTCGACCTACCCGCGCGCTTCGGCCGGTATCGGCTGACGAAGCTCCTGGCCTACGGGGGCATGGCCCAGATCTACCTGGCCAAGTCCTTCGGCGCGGAGGGTTTCGTGAAGCCGCTGGTGATCAAGCGGCTGGACCCCGCGCTCCTCGTGAACCCCTACTTCACGAATCTCTTCGTGAACGAGGCGAAACTCCTCGTCACGCTCAGCCACGGCAACGTCGTCCCCGTCTTCGACTTCGGGCGCGTGGGTGCGGACCTCTACATCGCGATGGAGTACGTTTCGGGGACGTCGCTCCACGAGCTCCTGCAGACGCTGCGGAAACGCCGCGAGCGCCTCGATCCGCAGCTCGCGGCGCACGTGATTGCCGAGGTGTGCAAGGGACTCGACTACGCTCACCGCAAGACCGACGATCGAGGCCAGCCGGCAGGCATCATCCACCGCGACGTGAAGCCCACCAACATCCTCCTCTCCCGGGAGGGCGAGGTGAAGATCGTGGACTTCGGCGTGGCGAAGCTGGCCGGGCGCGCGGACACCTCGGGGCGCCTGACGGGCACGGTCTCGTACATGTCGCCCGAGCAGGCGCTGCGCGCTCCCGTGGATCACCGGACGGACATCTTCTCGACGGGCCTCGTGCTGCACGAGATGCTGGCCGGACGCCGGACCTATCCGGGGAACGACCCGCGGGAGGTGCTCGCCCTGGCGCGCGCGGCCGACGTGCCGCCGGTGCCCGAGGCCGCGCCCGAGGAACTTCGGGCCATCGTCGCGCGGGCTCTGCGTCGAGAGCCCGCGGCGCGCTACGCGTCGGCGCACGAGATGCTGCAGGCCCTCGAAGGCTTCCTTCTGCGGGCGAGGTCAGCCCAG
The Deltaproteobacteria bacterium genome window above contains:
- a CDS encoding outer membrane protein transport protein, whose translation is MIILIGRRSRWLAFLAALWPSLAQAGGFFLPGHGVRGLGRGGAFVAGGDDAGAIWYNPAAIAGLRGVHVLVDGTLVLQSATYTRVDSGGNLLPSVRNEGPLLPIPTLAFAMRAFHKRLWIGASLSAPTAALPAFPRPSYDACPAGAQPVGCLDTAHTDAPQRYSLISYKGTLFVQLDLAVAFQLLPQLAIGISLQNQVVGLYTLKAATSYNGALSSGPEDPEFDTLTQTRMLGFVNPSAKVGLKYQPHPRVKLGLAVQLPVWVRAAGAVDVQLPASPLYSRSSVEGTDGHITATFPLMVGAGVEVRPIPRLRLELDLHWESWSMTERLSFVPDDIYISNVPGIGRYKVPEMAEVLHLRDALSVRLGVEYFIPRAPVAVRAGYVFERGAVEDAYASVLLLDHNKQLFTAGASLTLRGFRLDALYGFVLVPSREVDHRDSRALQINPISPAGAVGVGGGHYETASHLLGLGVSKAF
- a CDS encoding sigma 54-interacting transcriptional regulator, with translation MVPLEPDHPVVIGRSRPSDLPIRDGSLSRQHARFELLEDAVWVEDLGSTNGTRVNGKKIHRAKLRLDDEVSLGGVTVSVHVLAPAASEPLGIEGHDRFMQALEDELVRSRTFGRGLALLMVQTAKPQDGHLSVWCPRVRQLLRPVDRIALYGPSTVLIALPEVGQAEAVRLAQATVERRDKREPALICGLALYPGSAASAEELLAQARLAVQGARASQPVRLAEVASPALAAEQVGDGPVVLDPEMKRVAETALRLGDSVIPVLIQGETGTGKEVVARMIHEAGRRRRGPLRCINCGAIPQQLIESVLFGHEKGAFTGAVSQSKGLFEEADKGTVLLDEVGELSLATQAALLRVIESKRLSRVGSTKELEVDVRVLAATHRDLEEMCERGTFRWDLFYRLNTMTVRLPPLRERASEVLPLARHFMALANAANGRRIQRIDAAAEALLQGYSWPGNVRELRNVIERAVVIAQDGVIGVDDLSERVRKATEPRGGPALEPVDSAAVDLKAKLKRYEAQLILDALQAHGWNQTDTAKALDMPLRTLVRKIQLLGIRKKYEPGSGGA
- a CDS encoding PEGA domain-containing protein: MPLPGLLAWLLLCAALPHAGCATTSPRSAPSGLGSQPGQDRIWVVREGSCCEPTASAAAEELLRRVAQRRRATLVPVARGAVSGRTTRSGDDVRQVLGRAVSLYVALSTTKLRRELERAQAVVDRTAGEGLVARELAQLQLLLGALAHAEGNSERARHHFRLAVGHDPGLSPDPDTFSPAIRTELSRARSARRPIDVVIRSVPPGAQILFDGAPSGVTPLTLRATSDGEHYLRLEAPCYRPWTDRVRFRNAAHLEARLEPRPATELATIFETQAENRAQAAAVLGGAGVALVSASDGGAQVEVWSPHAARPSGARRVGPATPPEELDRAAGELASFLAPGPTPERPEEGSRRPGFFRRTWWVWALVVGVAAPVAIAVPLAVSGGSSTPSDPDRPVRLRLP
- a CDS encoding protein kinase: MASPSVGAATPSPFDATPSTPLDLPARFGRYRLTKLLAYGGMAQIYLAKSFGAEGFVKPLVIKRLDPALLVNPYFTNLFVNEAKLLVTLSHGNVVPVFDFGRVGADLYIAMEYVSGTSLHELLQTLRKRRERLDPQLAAHVIAEVCKGLDYAHRKTDDRGQPAGIIHRDVKPTNILLSREGEVKIVDFGVAKLAGRADTSGRLTGTVSYMSPEQALRAPVDHRTDIFSTGLVLHEMLAGRRTYPGNDPREVLALARAADVPPVPEAAPEELRAIVARALRREPAARYASAHEMLQALEGFLLRARSAQGAGDAGPLGARVAGLLKEVGLEPERTASVLPEVREEEPPDDGGPEEVSGLVELPGPADLEVIRAAAETFHSEFLTRVLQEDPSGAITPARRRWLLPVALGGVLLLATSVGLVVRSLVRSAPDPVPTASRATAPRPVAVASASLRPRAAQPPDGAVAEVPAGRRPGRPSDAGVARAVVRPPRPPRAASAGFGYLSLNSVPWSEVTIDGRKLARPTPVLSLKLAAGTHTVELVNPERSLRRTLRLRIAKGKTLRRVISLR